From the genome of Miscanthus floridulus cultivar M001 chromosome 10, ASM1932011v1, whole genome shotgun sequence, one region includes:
- the LOC136486306 gene encoding glutathione S-transferase T1-like, with the protein MAFRYPADLFTRAKIESILDWHHSNLRLGAGTFVYYTALAPFLGLRPRPDATKHAEKVLMQSLARIESVWLKGDAKFLLGSPQPSIADLSLVCEIMQLEMVPTPPSTITLMKKTWKTNTCFRRLLLVKTQL; encoded by the exons GTATCCAGCTGACTTGTTTACCAGAGCCAAAATTGAATCAATCTTGGATTGGCATCACTCAAATTTGCGTCTTGGTGCAG GAACCTTTGTATACTACACTGCATTGGCACCTTTTCTTGGCCTTAGGCCACGTCCAGATGCTACAAAACATGCAGAAAAAGTGCTGATGCAATCCCTGGCAAGGATTGAATCCGTATGGCTGAAAGGTGACGCCAAGTTTTTACTGGGTAGTCCCCAGCCATCAATCGCAGATCTAAGCCTTGTTTGTGAGATAATGCAATTGGAG ATGGTTCCAACACCACCATCAACGATAACTTTGATGAAGAAGACTTGGAAGACAAACACCTGCTTCCGACGTCTTCTGTTGGTGAAGACACAATTGTAA